In a genomic window of Quercus lobata isolate SW786 chromosome 4, ValleyOak3.0 Primary Assembly, whole genome shotgun sequence:
- the LOC115985874 gene encoding uncharacterized protein LOC115985874, which yields MTDVLYRATKYMNVEDALEDALLAREEKPKKRERQEDTRQDRGRKVARTGDQRDEKRPRPPTGRFTNFTPLTALIDQVLMQIKDERALTFPGKLKGDPNKRPRNKKGKLQRFVSRERTDTPEEQAPRRENERPRPPIGDIRMIVKGTAAAGSSKKARKIYLRMVHSVQITESVPKMPQINKPVIKFSEDDARRLHHPHDDALVVSLQIGDYNMHRFLVDNGSSTDILYYPAFQQIRIDREWLTPTNAPLVGFGGMKVFPLGAITLVVTAGDCPQ from the exons ATGACGGATGTTCTCTACAGGGCtaccaagtacatgaatgtAGAGGATGCACTGGAGGATGCACTGCTAGCCCGCGAGGAAAAGCCTAAGAAGAGGGAGAGGCAGGAGGACACGCGACAAGATAGAGGGAGAAAGGTCGCTAGAACCGGGGATCAACGAGATGAAAAGCGCCCTAGACCCCCAACTGGAAGATTCACCAATTTCACCCCATTAACCGCCCTAATTGATCAAGTAttgatgcaaatcaaagatgaaAGAGCATTGACTTTCCCTGGAAAGTTGAAGGGAGACCCCAACAAaagaccaagaaacaa GAAGGGGAAGCTACAGAGGTTCGTCAGCAGGGAAAGAACTGATACACCAGAGGAACAGGCCCCACGACGGGAGAACGAGCGCCCTAGACCACCTATAGGGGACATAAGAATGATCGTAAAGGGCACAGCCGCAGCCGGATCTTCCAAGAAAGCCCGCAAAATCTACCTCAGGATGGTCCATAGCGTCCAAATCACAGAATCCGTACCAAAGAtgccacaaataaataaacccgtcataaaattttcagaggatGACGCTCGGAGACTTCACCATCCTCATGACGATGCACTTGTGGTCAGCTTACAGATAGGGGATTATAACATGCATCGGTTCCTCGTCGACAACGGCAGTTCAACAGACATCCTGTACTATCCAGCATTCCAGCAAATAAGGATCGACAGGGAATGGTTGACCCCCACGAATGCCCCGCTCGTGGGATTTGGGGGAATGAAGGTATTCCCTTTAGGCGCAATAACACTAGTTGTTACGGCGGGTGACTGTCCTCAATAG